Proteins from one Legionella taurinensis genomic window:
- the atpD gene encoding F0F1 ATP synthase subunit beta, protein MDKNTAVAQSHGTPIGRIIEINGPVVKIRCDILPSLHQSLKTHTNSDEYILEVCQHLDEHHVRAITLHRASGLQRGLIVYDQGTSLQIPVSKECLGRLLNIFGEPLDGAPPLETNEYRDVLAKPEPLQMTSTQETILETGIKVIDLLCPFVRGCKTGLFGGAGVGKTVLLMELMHAIIQLHQGTSVFAGVGERIREGHELWHEMKSAGVMDKTLMVFGQMDESPGVRFRTGLSALTYAEYLRDTLGHEVLFLVDNIYRFVQAGSEISGLLGRMPASVGYQPTLMTEIAELEERMTSTAKGAVTSVQAVYVPADDMSDPAVTGIITHLDSIIVLSRSQASKGIYPAVDPLASKSQFMDKIILGERHYSIAQAVREHLERYQELEDIISMMGIDELSPKDRAIVLRARKLQRYLSQPFHVTKLQTGIEGTSVSLEHTLTDCESLLRGDYDEFSEEECYMIGAMNKGR, encoded by the coding sequence ATGGATAAAAACACGGCTGTTGCTCAAAGTCATGGAACACCAATCGGCAGGATAATTGAAATCAATGGCCCTGTTGTCAAAATACGTTGTGATATTTTACCTTCTTTGCATCAATCTCTTAAAACCCACACGAACAGCGATGAATACATTTTAGAAGTGTGTCAGCATCTTGATGAGCATCATGTGAGAGCCATTACGCTCCACCGCGCCTCAGGATTGCAAAGAGGTTTAATAGTTTATGATCAAGGCACGTCATTACAAATTCCCGTTTCAAAAGAGTGCTTGGGCCGCCTTTTAAATATTTTTGGTGAGCCGTTAGATGGTGCCCCGCCACTAGAAACCAATGAATATCGTGATGTTCTGGCCAAACCCGAACCACTTCAAATGACGAGCACTCAAGAAACCATTCTTGAGACAGGAATTAAAGTCATTGATTTACTTTGTCCTTTCGTCAGAGGGTGTAAAACGGGATTGTTTGGTGGCGCAGGAGTTGGAAAAACCGTCCTACTGATGGAATTGATGCATGCCATTATCCAATTACATCAAGGAACCTCTGTCTTTGCTGGGGTGGGGGAACGCATTCGGGAAGGCCATGAATTATGGCATGAGATGAAATCCGCAGGCGTCATGGATAAAACTCTCATGGTGTTTGGTCAAATGGATGAATCGCCAGGGGTGCGTTTTCGCACAGGGTTATCGGCATTAACTTATGCCGAATATTTACGTGATACGCTGGGACATGAGGTTCTTTTTCTTGTGGATAATATTTATCGTTTTGTGCAAGCCGGCAGTGAAATTTCGGGGCTACTCGGCCGAATGCCGGCAAGTGTCGGTTATCAACCCACCTTAATGACTGAGATAGCGGAACTTGAAGAGCGCATGACGTCAACTGCCAAAGGAGCAGTGACTTCGGTACAAGCGGTTTATGTTCCGGCCGATGACATGAGCGATCCGGCTGTGACTGGGATTATTACTCATTTGGATTCCATTATAGTACTCTCTCGCTCGCAAGCAAGCAAAGGCATTTATCCTGCCGTGGATCCCTTAGCTTCCAAGAGTCAATTTATGGATAAAATCATACTTGGAGAACGACATTATTCGATTGCTCAAGCCGTACGAGAACATCTGGAACGTTATCAAGAGTTAGAAGACATCATTTCCATGATGGGAATTGATGAGCTTTCTCCTAAAGACCGTGCTATCGTGTTAAGAGCACGCAAACTGCAACGCTACCTTAGCCAGCCCTTTCATGTCACAAAGCTTCAAACAGGCATTGAAGGGACGTCGGTTTCATTAGAGCACACATTAACCGATTGTGAATCGCTCCTAAGAGGCGATTACGATGAATTTTCAGAAGAAGAGTGTTACATGATAGGGGCTATGAATAAAGGGAGATAA
- a CDS encoding type IV secretion protein Dot, with product MLKRNVFILLTACSLVATPLFAEEMSSGSQMNNMGMQSTNQQSTQLQEEMKQMQEALKQMQQMHDKLMNAKTTEEKTSLMQTQMPMMEEGMHTMQKGMKMMKNMHDDTAKQPETMEQRMKMMQMMMQMMQMMMDSKMMGCPMMKNQ from the coding sequence ATGTTAAAACGGAATGTATTCATTTTATTGACCGCTTGCAGTTTGGTGGCCACGCCACTCTTTGCAGAAGAAATGTCTTCTGGTTCTCAAATGAATAACATGGGAATGCAAAGCACTAATCAGCAGTCAACCCAGCTCCAAGAAGAAATGAAACAAATGCAAGAAGCACTAAAACAAATGCAACAGATGCATGATAAGCTTATGAATGCGAAAACAACAGAAGAAAAGACATCCTTGATGCAAACACAAATGCCCATGATGGAGGAAGGCATGCACACGATGCAAAAAGGCATGAAGATGATGAAAAATATGCACGATGACACAGCAAAACAACCCGAAACGATGGAACAGCGTATGAAAATGATGCAAATGATGATGCAAATGATGCAGATGATGATGGACAGTAAAATGATGGGATGCCCCATGATGAAAAACCAATAA
- a CDS encoding GNAT family N-acetyltransferase — protein MLNSAVLESFDLLNKFMLWANEKPSLNDSEEIVRREATNWLFKKKEDPELMLLILDKKTNDFIGATGFHNIDWDVPCVETGYWVRKKYMGQGLITEATNVITQYAFKVLNVKWITITCDIDNEQSKKIPERLGYQLESIMKSNRVKPVTGEVTDTLVYVRFDLSDLPALDAIW, from the coding sequence ATGTTAAATTCCGCAGTTCTAGAGAGTTTCGATTTACTAAATAAGTTTATGTTATGGGCAAATGAAAAACCATCTTTGAATGATTCTGAAGAAATTGTAAGGAGAGAGGCTACAAATTGGTTGTTTAAGAAGAAAGAAGACCCTGAATTAATGTTATTAATTTTAGACAAAAAAACTAATGATTTTATTGGAGCAACTGGTTTTCATAATATAGATTGGGATGTTCCTTGTGTAGAAACTGGGTATTGGGTTCGTAAAAAATATATGGGCCAGGGATTAATAACAGAAGCAACAAATGTCATCACCCAATATGCTTTTAAAGTGTTAAATGTAAAATGGATAACTATTACCTGTGATATTGATAATGAGCAGAGTAAGAAAATTCCAGAGCGTTTAGGGTATCAACTTGAATCGATTATGAAATCAAATCGTGTAAAACCTGTTACCGGCGAAGTTACTGATACTTTAGTTTATGTAAGGTTTGACTTAAGTGATTTGCCTGCATTAGATGCCATATGGTGA
- a CDS encoding type II toxin-antitoxin system PemK/MazF family toxin — translation MNRGDIYWIDLNPTTGSEINKQRPCVLVGATPINQARHTVVVVPLSTSAKARPPITILVSCLNKQVTAVCDQIRTVDKSRLKGFVGALSDKDLNSLDDGLRQVLSL, via the coding sequence ATGAATCGTGGTGATATTTATTGGATAGATCTTAATCCGACTACTGGGTCAGAAATCAATAAACAACGTCCATGCGTGCTAGTAGGTGCAACGCCAATAAATCAGGCGCGTCATACTGTAGTTGTTGTGCCTCTTTCCACCTCAGCAAAAGCTAGGCCTCCAATAACTATATTAGTTTCTTGTCTTAATAAACAGGTAACTGCTGTTTGTGATCAAATTCGAACCGTTGATAAAAGTAGATTAAAGGGTTTTGTAGGTGCACTTTCTGATAAAGATTTAAATTCTCTTGATGATGGCTTGCGACAAGTATTAAGTTTATAG
- a CDS encoding SOS response-associated peptidase family protein has protein sequence MVVVCLVAIEPQNIHCVALHWGLIPSWANNRKKIGSLINARAETVFELPAFRSAMKSKRCLMLMSGFLNGIKGFLPRTPLLGT, from the coding sequence ATGGTGGTAGTGTGTCTTGTGGCCATTGAACCACAAAACATTCATTGTGTTGCATTACATTGGGGTCTTATTCCTTCTTGGGCAAATAATAGAAAAAAAATAGGAAGCCTGATTAATGCCCGTGCAGAAACTGTTTTTGAACTACCTGCTTTTCGTTCTGCGATGAAATCAAAACGGTGCTTGATGTTGATGAGTGGTTTTTTGAATGGCATAAAGGGGTTCCTGCCTAGAACCCCATTACTTGGGACATAA